From Mustela erminea isolate mMusErm1 chromosome 1, mMusErm1.Pri, whole genome shotgun sequence, a single genomic window includes:
- the LOC116567086 gene encoding olfactory receptor 5K1-like: MTEDNYSLTTEFILIGFTDRPEMRSLLFVVFLTIYVITMVGNLGLMALIFMERRLHTPMYIFLGNLALMDSCCSCAITPKMLENSFSKDRMISLYECMAQFYFLCLAETADCFLLAAMAYDRYVAICSPLQYHTMMSKKLCIQMTTGAYIAGNLHSVIQIGFLFRLTFCGSNQINHFFCDVLPLYRLSCVDPYMNELMIFIFAGSIQLFTVASVLISYFYILFTIFKMKSKEGRSKALSTCASHFLAVSIFYGSLIFVYIRPHSVKEEDKDIPGAVFYTIVIPLLNPFIYSLRNKEVINALKKIIRNIL, encoded by the coding sequence ATGACTGAGGATAATTACTCCTTGACCACTGAATTCATCCTCATAGGATTTACAGATCGCCCAGAGATGAGGAGCCTCCTGTTTGTGGTGTTTCTCACTATCTATGTGATCACTATGGTGGGGAATCTTGGTCTCATGGCATTGATTTTTATGGAGCGTCGTCTTCACACACCAATGTACATCTTTCTGGGCAACCTggctttgatggattcctgttgtTCCTGTGCCATCACCCCCAAAATGTTAGAGAACTCCTTTTCTAAAGACAGAATGATTTCCCTTTATGAGTGCATggcacaattttattttctctgccttgcTGAAACTGCAGATTGCTTTCTCCTGGCAGCAATGGCCTATGATCGCTATGTGGCCATATGTAGCCCTCTACAGTACCACACGATGATGTCAAAGAAACTCTGCATTCAGATGACCACAGGGGCCTATATAGCTGGAAATCTACATTCCGTGATTCAAATAGGCTTTCTCTTTAGGCTAACTTTCTGTGGGTCAAATcaaattaatcactttttttgtGATGTTTTACCATTATATAGACTCTCTTGTGTTGACCCTTATATGAATGAATTGATGATATTTATCTTTGCAGGTTCAATTCAACTCTTCACCGTTGCTAGTGTCTTAATATCTTACTTCTACATTCTCTTcactattttcaaaatgaaatccaaagaggGAAGAAGCAAAGCCTTATCTACTTGTGCATCCCACTTTCTCGCTGTCTCAATATTCTATGGTTCTCTTATCTTTGTGTACATTAGGCCACATTCAGTTAAAGAAGAGGATAAAGATATACCTGGTGCTGTTTTTTATACCATAGTGATCCCTTTATTAAAcccttttatttatagtttaagaaataaggaagtaataaatgctctgaaaaaaattataaggaatattttatag